gcttcacaatactgtgttagtttctgttgcacaacaaagcgaatcagccatatgcatacacatgtccccatattccctccctcttgagcctccttcccatcctccttatcccactcctctaggtggtcacaaagcaccgagcccatctccctgtgctatgcggctgcttcccaccagccaactctTTTACTTATATTCGGTCGTGTATacatgtcgatgctactctcacttcgccccagcttcgccctcccaacccatgtcttcaagtccattttctacgtctacctctttattcctgccctgcaactagattCATCAGTacgattttcttttttatagattccgtatatatgcgttagcatatggtatttgtttttctctttctgacttacttcactctgtatgacagactctaggtccatccacctcactacgtaTAACTCAATTTCAGAGAAAACacctttttaaaagtcactcCTGTGATGGCAGGAATCCTAACATTGTAGCAAAGTAATCTGAGTTATGAAGCCTTCATTTCACCCTAAGAATCAAGAGACTCCAAAAGTTTTATAGTGACAATTAGTGTGAAATATGTGATAAACATTGCCTGTGGTTTTCCCCACCTACTACTGAAGGTGTATAAAAGGTCCTGTGCAGATGGTCACATTCAATCCAAGGCACTGTTTCCCTGTTTCTCAACTGATCCACCCACTCCTGACACTATGTGCTTCTACAGCAACTATTATGGTGGTCTGGGTTATGGCTGTGGCTGCCTGGGCTGTGGCTGTGGCTGTGGCTATGGTGGGTATGGATACAGCTGCTGCCACCCATCTTGCTGTGGAAGATTCTGGCCCTATGGACTCTAGTGAGGAACTTCTATTACCACTCAGACTACTCGACTTCTTCTCCTGTGATTCACTGACTATATTTCCAGGGATCTTCACATGGAATTCTAGTCTCTCTTCAGATAATGGCCAATCCATCCTAGCCTCAGTAATGGTATGGTGTGGGGGGAAATCTAACTTCAAATTTGTCATGTTCCACCTTGGttgattaaaattattt
This genomic window from Kogia breviceps isolate mKogBre1 chromosome 5, mKogBre1 haplotype 1, whole genome shotgun sequence contains:
- the LOC131756914 gene encoding keratin-associated protein 20-2-like — translated: MCFYSNYYGGLGYGCGCLGCGCGCGYGGYGYSCCHPSCCGRFWPYGLYHRYHRHLDHAKTLPS